From a single Labrenzia sp. PHM005 genomic region:
- a CDS encoding ABC transporter permease — protein MMTASENAGVKPAKRWSVDLKTLGPALALLLLCIIGFLLNPAFVSEGNLANLLTRSAFIGIIAVGATFVITAGGIDLSVGSMAAAISGVMIIVMNNAVDTLGTGIPTVLFGCGLAILLGIGAGWINGALTTKGKIEAFIVTLGTMGIYRSLVTYFADGGTLSLNFDIRGTYRPVYYDSFLGLPIPVWVFIGVAICGWLLLNRTAFGRYCTAIGSNEAVAKYSAINVDRVKTLTYIIQGLCVSFATIIYVPRLGSASASTGVLWELEAIAAVIIGGTVLKGGYGRIGGTILGALILTTIGNILNFTDMISNYLNGTMQGLIIIVAVLLQRSDWKLTKSNKE, from the coding sequence ATGATGACTGCATCGGAAAACGCCGGCGTAAAACCGGCCAAGCGGTGGTCCGTAGACCTTAAAACTCTCGGACCTGCACTCGCGCTGCTGCTGCTTTGTATTATCGGTTTTCTGCTGAACCCGGCCTTTGTCAGCGAAGGCAATCTTGCCAATCTGCTCACGCGATCTGCCTTTATTGGCATCATCGCGGTTGGAGCAACATTTGTGATCACTGCTGGTGGCATAGATCTGTCGGTCGGATCCATGGCGGCAGCGATTTCCGGCGTGATGATCATTGTTATGAACAATGCAGTCGATACTCTAGGAACCGGTATTCCGACTGTTCTTTTCGGCTGCGGACTGGCAATTCTGCTTGGCATCGGTGCGGGTTGGATCAATGGCGCGCTGACCACCAAAGGCAAAATCGAGGCTTTTATCGTGACCCTTGGAACGATGGGGATTTATCGTTCGCTGGTGACTTATTTTGCCGATGGCGGCACCCTGTCTCTGAACTTTGACATCCGCGGCACCTACCGGCCGGTCTATTACGACAGCTTCTTGGGACTGCCGATTCCGGTCTGGGTCTTCATCGGTGTTGCCATCTGCGGCTGGCTACTTCTGAACCGGACAGCTTTTGGCCGTTACTGCACAGCGATCGGATCGAACGAGGCTGTTGCCAAGTATTCCGCGATCAACGTCGACCGGGTTAAAACGCTCACCTACATCATTCAGGGGTTGTGCGTTTCCTTTGCTACAATCATCTATGTGCCCCGTCTTGGGTCAGCCTCTGCGTCGACCGGCGTGCTGTGGGAATTGGAAGCAATTGCGGCGGTGATTATTGGCGGAACCGTGCTGAAAGGCGGTTATGGCCGGATTGGCGGGACTATTCTGGGGGCTTTGATCCTGACCACCATCGGCAATATTTTGAACTTCACTGATATGATCTCGAACTATCTGAACGGCACCATGCAAGGTTTGATCATCATCGTGGCTGTTCTTTTGCAGCGAAGCGACTGGAAACTGACCAAGAGCAACAAAGAGTAG
- a CDS encoding LacI family DNA-binding transcriptional regulator gives MDEPGNRPATIEDVAKLAGVSIATVSRALRSPEKVAESTRKKVTAAIARTGYTANAMAQNLRMQRSQMVLVLASAIADPNFAGLLTGLEKAANDRGYGVLIGNTEGTTGLEQNYLRFLSTGMADGLILLTGHIPVAGEPQTPLTALPPIVATERPVDRPDISYVGVDDVASSKMATEYLISLGHRRIVFISGGPADIRSDLRHTGYQKGLQESAVSLRDWRMEGDGSAESGRAAVERLFIKDDLPTAFFCFNDNTAIGVISALQLRGYNVPEDFSVLGFDDIPFANNFTPGLTTIRQPRHHIGELAMNILLDKLANKSLPAQTHLLHGDLVVRESCSGLHRKS, from the coding sequence ATGGACGAACCGGGCAACCGGCCGGCGACAATCGAAGATGTTGCAAAGCTCGCGGGCGTATCGATTGCGACCGTAAGCCGGGCACTGCGCTCCCCCGAGAAGGTTGCTGAGAGCACACGAAAAAAGGTTACCGCTGCAATTGCCCGCACGGGTTATACAGCCAACGCCATGGCGCAGAACCTGCGCATGCAACGGTCGCAAATGGTGCTGGTCCTCGCTTCCGCCATCGCAGATCCGAATTTCGCCGGCTTGCTCACCGGCCTTGAAAAAGCGGCCAATGACCGTGGTTATGGCGTTCTGATCGGCAACACCGAAGGCACGACCGGCCTGGAACAGAATTACCTGAGATTTCTGTCTACCGGCATGGCGGATGGCCTGATCCTGCTTACAGGCCATATTCCGGTCGCAGGCGAACCTCAGACACCGCTCACCGCCCTTCCACCGATTGTCGCGACAGAGCGGCCTGTCGACCGGCCAGATATCAGCTACGTTGGCGTGGACGATGTCGCCAGCTCAAAGATGGCGACGGAATATCTGATTTCCCTCGGCCACCGGCGGATCGTGTTTATCTCCGGCGGACCAGCCGACATCCGCAGCGATTTGCGCCATACCGGTTATCAAAAGGGGCTTCAGGAATCTGCTGTATCCTTGCGCGACTGGCGCATGGAAGGCGACGGCTCTGCCGAAAGCGGGCGCGCTGCGGTCGAACGACTGTTTATCAAGGATGATCTGCCGACCGCGTTTTTCTGCTTCAATGACAACACCGCCATCGGTGTAATTTCAGCTCTGCAATTGCGCGGCTACAACGTTCCTGAAGACTTTTCCGTGCTTGGCTTTGACGACATTCCTTTCGCCAACAACTTTACGCCAGGCCTGACAACGATCCGCCAGCCCCGGCATCATATCGGCGAACTCGCCATGAATATCTTGCTCGACAAGCTCGCCAATAAATCTCTGCCTGCCCAAACGCACCTACTGCATGGCGACCTCGTCGTCCGCGAAAGCTGCTCCGGTCTTCACCGGAAATCGTGA
- a CDS encoding sugar phosphate isomerase/epimerase — MKTIKGPALFLAQFAGDEAPFNSWDSITKWAADCGYKGVQVPSWDGRLIDLEKAASSIGYCEDFAGTAKENGVEVTELSTHLQGQLVAVHPAYDSAFDGFAAPEVRGNPAARQAWAVEQLKQALTASRNLGISAHATFSGALAWPYIYPWPQRPAGLVETAFDELAKRWRPILDYANDMGVDVCYEIHPGEDLHDGITYEMFLERVDNHARAKMLYDPSHYVLQCLDYLDNIDIYKDRIGMFHVKDAEFNPTGRQGVYSGYQPWVDRAGRFRSLGDGQVDFGAIFSKMAANNFDGWAVVEWECCLKHPEDGAREGAQFVADHIIRVTEKAFDDFADGGTDEAANRKMLGIS; from the coding sequence ATGAAAACAATCAAAGGGCCGGCGTTGTTTCTGGCTCAATTCGCAGGGGATGAAGCCCCGTTCAATTCCTGGGATTCGATCACCAAATGGGCAGCCGATTGTGGCTACAAGGGTGTCCAGGTTCCCAGCTGGGATGGCCGACTGATCGATCTGGAGAAGGCCGCGAGTTCCATAGGCTATTGTGAGGACTTTGCTGGAACGGCGAAGGAAAACGGTGTCGAAGTCACCGAGCTTTCAACACATCTGCAAGGTCAGCTGGTTGCGGTTCATCCTGCGTATGATTCAGCCTTTGACGGTTTTGCAGCGCCGGAAGTCCGCGGCAATCCGGCTGCACGTCAAGCCTGGGCCGTAGAGCAGCTGAAACAGGCACTGACCGCAAGCCGGAACCTCGGCATCTCCGCCCATGCGACATTCTCCGGTGCTCTTGCCTGGCCTTACATTTATCCGTGGCCGCAACGTCCGGCTGGTCTTGTTGAAACCGCTTTTGATGAACTCGCCAAACGCTGGCGGCCGATCCTCGATTATGCCAACGATATGGGCGTCGACGTTTGTTACGAGATCCATCCCGGCGAAGATCTTCATGACGGCATTACGTATGAGATGTTCCTGGAGCGGGTTGATAATCACGCGCGCGCAAAGATGCTCTATGACCCGTCCCACTACGTTCTCCAGTGCCTCGACTATCTGGACAACATCGACATCTACAAAGACCGGATCGGTATGTTCCACGTTAAGGATGCTGAGTTTAATCCGACGGGTCGGCAAGGCGTTTACAGCGGTTATCAGCCGTGGGTTGACCGGGCAGGACGTTTCCGATCGCTCGGCGATGGCCAGGTCGATTTTGGGGCGATCTTTTCAAAAATGGCGGCCAACAACTTCGACGGTTGGGCTGTGGTTGAATGGGAATGCTGTCTGAAACACCCGGAAGACGGCGCGCGGGAAGGGGCCCAGTTCGTCGCTGACCACATAATCCGTGTGACGGAAAAGGCCTTTGACGATTTCGCTGATGGCGGGACGGACGAAGCGGCCAACCGCAAGATGCTGGGCATTTCCTAG
- a CDS encoding Gfo/Idh/MocA family protein yields MAIEGKENTADRPLRLGMVGGGKDAFIGAVHRIAARLDASFELVAGALSSTPEKAQESGRALGLKDDRIYDSYSDMAKREARLKDGIDAVAIVTPNHVHYPAAREFLKRGIHVICDKPLTSTLADANKLAKAVEASNGLFFLTHNYTGYPMVRQAREMAANGDLGEIRVVQVEYPQDWLTVEQHNKQADWRTDPSRSGAGGSTGDIGTHAYNLACFITGQTAESLAADLQSFVPGRQVDDNGHVLLRFASGARGMLWCSQVAPGNENNLKIRVYGDKGGLEWHQEHPNHLHFTPFGQPQQLITRGGAGMLESVGPTTRIPPGHPEGYLEGFANLYKEAAEVIRAHKNGQTAETLVPGIAEGVAGVRFVDACVRSSSRNAAWVKLT; encoded by the coding sequence ATGGCTATTGAAGGAAAAGAAAATACAGCCGATAGGCCTCTCCGACTTGGTATGGTCGGCGGCGGCAAAGACGCCTTCATTGGTGCGGTTCACCGGATTGCAGCGCGGCTGGATGCGAGTTTTGAGCTTGTGGCTGGCGCATTGTCATCAACACCGGAAAAAGCACAGGAGTCCGGCCGTGCGCTCGGGCTCAAGGATGACCGGATCTATGATTCCTATTCTGATATGGCCAAGCGTGAAGCCCGGCTGAAGGACGGAATTGATGCTGTGGCGATCGTCACCCCGAACCATGTGCATTATCCGGCTGCCCGCGAGTTCTTGAAGCGTGGCATTCATGTCATTTGCGATAAGCCGCTGACATCGACACTGGCCGATGCCAATAAACTGGCGAAGGCTGTCGAGGCGTCGAATGGATTGTTCTTTCTGACCCACAATTACACCGGCTATCCAATGGTCCGGCAGGCGCGGGAAATGGCCGCGAATGGAGACCTCGGCGAGATCCGCGTTGTTCAGGTCGAATATCCTCAGGATTGGCTGACAGTCGAACAGCATAACAAACAAGCAGATTGGCGCACGGATCCAAGCCGTTCAGGTGCAGGCGGATCAACAGGCGACATTGGCACCCATGCCTATAACCTGGCGTGTTTTATCACAGGTCAGACAGCCGAAAGCTTGGCTGCGGATCTTCAATCCTTTGTTCCGGGCCGTCAGGTCGATGACAACGGTCATGTGCTCTTACGCTTTGCTAGCGGTGCCCGCGGTATGCTGTGGTGTTCACAGGTCGCGCCGGGTAACGAGAATAACCTGAAGATCCGAGTCTATGGAGATAAGGGTGGGCTTGAGTGGCATCAGGAACATCCGAACCATCTTCATTTCACGCCGTTCGGACAGCCGCAGCAACTGATCACCCGTGGTGGCGCAGGCATGCTGGAGAGCGTGGGGCCGACTACACGGATCCCGCCCGGTCATCCGGAAGGGTACCTGGAGGGATTTGCAAACCTCTACAAGGAAGCGGCAGAGGTAATCCGGGCTCATAAAAACGGCCAGACCGCAGAAACACTGGTTCCAGGTATCGCTGAAGGTGTTGCCGGTGTCCGGTTCGTTGATGCGTGTGTCCGTTCGTCTTCCAGGAATGCGGCTTGGGTCAAACTGACCTAA
- a CDS encoding sugar kinase codes for MTRRFLAIGECMVELAPEQGASYKLGFAGDTFNTAWYARQLTEPEALKVGYFSAVGSDDLSRQMADFMCAAGIEPHLAKVQESGPGLYMIQLKDGERSFQYWRSTSAARHLADDLDRFPSIVYGDVVYFSGITAAILPELRRVELLGRLAELSNAGAQVVFDPNLRPHLWPDAETMTRWTMTAAAIADIVLPSHEDEAAHFGDVSSDATAQRYIENGATLVVVKNGPDPVVVQASDGDRFQYQPAVLDKVVDTTAAGDAFNAAFLADYLQHSRLRDAVRAGCVLARHVVSHKGALIPVSQLGLINDRARFSA; via the coding sequence ATGACTCGCCGTTTTCTCGCAATTGGCGAGTGCATGGTTGAACTGGCTCCGGAACAAGGAGCCTCCTACAAGCTCGGCTTTGCGGGAGACACGTTCAACACGGCCTGGTACGCCCGGCAGCTGACTGAGCCGGAAGCCCTGAAGGTGGGGTACTTCAGTGCCGTAGGTAGCGATGATCTCTCCAGGCAGATGGCAGATTTCATGTGCGCGGCCGGAATAGAGCCGCATCTTGCCAAGGTGCAGGAATCTGGGCCAGGCCTCTACATGATCCAGTTGAAAGACGGAGAGCGGAGTTTTCAGTACTGGCGCTCCACATCCGCAGCGCGGCACCTTGCGGACGATCTCGACCGGTTTCCGTCAATCGTGTATGGGGATGTCGTTTATTTCTCCGGTATCACAGCGGCGATATTGCCGGAACTGCGGCGGGTCGAACTGCTGGGGCGATTAGCGGAGCTTTCAAATGCCGGCGCTCAAGTTGTTTTTGACCCTAATCTGAGGCCGCATCTTTGGCCGGACGCCGAAACCATGACCCGGTGGACTATGACGGCCGCGGCGATTGCCGACATCGTTTTACCGTCTCATGAAGACGAGGCGGCCCATTTCGGAGACGTAAGTTCCGACGCAACTGCACAGCGCTACATCGAAAACGGTGCGACCCTTGTTGTTGTCAAAAACGGTCCTGATCCAGTGGTGGTGCAAGCATCGGATGGTGACCGGTTTCAGTACCAGCCTGCTGTTTTAGATAAGGTTGTCGATACAACAGCGGCTGGCGATGCTTTTAACGCAGCCTTCCTTGCAGATTATCTGCAGCACAGCCGGTTGCGGGATGCTGTGCGGGCTGGATGCGTTTTGGCGCGCCATGTTGTTAGCCACAAGGGTGCATTAATCCCGGTCTCACAATTGGGGTTGATCAACGACCGAGCACGCTTCAGTGCCTGA
- a CDS encoding sugar ABC transporter ATP-binding protein, with protein MQQHASQSQTVIEAVNISKSFGPVPVLFSVSMDIRPGEVHALIGENGAGKSTLMKILSGFHDPTSGHIKLDGETTDLPANGAAEKLGIVLIHQELNLAEQMTVEENVFLGREMKAKGFLDRAGMRAVVQKYLDDVGLDISPADRISDLTIAQKQMVEIVKAVSRNARILIMDEPTAVLTEEETEIFFRQVQKLKESGVGIVFVSHKLNEVKAIADRVTVLRDGQWIDTRPANELTPDTMAQMMVGRELSDLYPPMQEADVDADLVLEVQNLTAPGIENVSFNLRSGEILGFSGLIGSGRTAVFEAVCGLAPIENGTIRLFGEDVGHLSVAAARDAGLAYLTKDRKEKGLLLDKKMQPNLTLFALPKFVKNFALDRKAEGAALERAIRRFDVRSRDQDIIVGKLSGGNQQKLLLAKIMECDPRIVIIDEPTRGIDVGTKQQIYHFIAALAAEGVSVVVISSEMPEIIGICHRVVVMREGQITGVLTGDHINENEIMRYAAGLKREEIH; from the coding sequence ATGCAGCAGCATGCGTCTCAGTCGCAGACGGTGATCGAAGCCGTTAACATCAGCAAGTCCTTTGGGCCTGTACCGGTTCTATTCAGCGTCAGTATGGATATCCGTCCGGGCGAAGTGCATGCGTTGATCGGTGAGAACGGCGCGGGTAAGTCGACCTTGATGAAAATCCTTTCAGGGTTTCATGATCCGACATCCGGCCACATCAAGCTGGATGGAGAGACAACAGACCTTCCGGCCAACGGTGCGGCGGAGAAACTCGGCATTGTCCTCATCCACCAGGAACTCAATCTTGCCGAACAAATGACGGTCGAAGAGAACGTGTTTCTCGGCCGTGAAATGAAGGCGAAGGGTTTCCTGGATCGGGCTGGCATGCGCGCGGTGGTTCAAAAGTACTTGGATGACGTGGGGCTGGATATCTCACCTGCGGACCGGATATCGGATCTGACAATTGCGCAAAAGCAGATGGTTGAGATCGTCAAGGCGGTTAGCCGGAATGCGCGCATTCTCATTATGGATGAGCCGACTGCGGTTTTGACGGAAGAAGAAACAGAAATCTTCTTCCGCCAGGTTCAAAAACTGAAAGAAAGCGGCGTTGGCATTGTTTTTGTGTCGCATAAGCTCAATGAGGTTAAGGCGATTGCCGATCGCGTAACGGTTCTTAGGGACGGTCAATGGATCGACACCCGCCCGGCCAACGAGCTTACTCCAGACACCATGGCTCAGATGATGGTAGGGCGCGAACTGTCGGATCTTTATCCGCCGATGCAGGAAGCAGATGTCGATGCAGACCTGGTGCTGGAGGTGCAAAACCTGACCGCTCCGGGCATTGAAAATGTCAGTTTCAATTTGCGGAGCGGCGAAATTCTCGGATTTTCCGGACTGATCGGATCTGGCCGGACAGCCGTTTTCGAAGCGGTTTGCGGCTTGGCTCCGATCGAGAACGGCACGATCCGGCTTTTTGGTGAAGATGTCGGCCATTTGTCGGTCGCTGCTGCCCGAGATGCCGGGCTCGCCTATCTGACCAAGGACCGGAAAGAAAAAGGACTGCTGCTCGACAAGAAAATGCAGCCGAATTTGACCCTTTTTGCGCTACCTAAGTTTGTCAAAAACTTCGCGCTCGACCGGAAAGCGGAGGGAGCTGCTCTCGAACGGGCGATCCGGCGCTTTGATGTCCGGTCACGCGATCAGGACATCATCGTTGGCAAGCTTTCCGGGGGCAATCAGCAGAAGCTGCTCCTCGCCAAGATTATGGAGTGTGACCCACGGATCGTCATCATCGATGAACCGACGCGGGGCATCGATGTCGGCACCAAGCAGCAGATCTACCATTTCATTGCGGCACTCGCCGCAGAAGGGGTTTCCGTCGTCGTGATCTCCTCGGAAATGCCTGAAATCATCGGAATTTGCCATCGTGTCGTGGTGATGCGCGAAGGCCAGATCACTGGTGTTTTGACTGGCGATCACATCAACGAAAACGAAATCATGCGCTATGCCGCCGGGCTGAAACGGGAGGAAATCCATTGA
- a CDS encoding proline racemase family protein, translating into MRSNKTIHVVSCHAEGEVGDVIVGGVTPPPGETVWDQRSFIAKDQTLRNFVLNEPRGGVFRHVNLLVPPKHPAADAAFIIMEPEDTPPMSGSNSICVSTVLLDSGILPMTEPVTELTLEAPGGLVRVKADCRDGKAERIHVQNVASFADKLDAKLEVEGIGTLTVDTAYGGDSFVVVDAKALGMDIVESEAAKIAHLGVRITNAANEQLGFSHPENSDWNSISFCAFCGPVEKTERGFAGKSAIAIQPGKVDRSPCGTAVSARMALMAARGQMSVGQEFEAISIIGSRFTGKILSEHSVGGRPGIVPQISGRGWITGTHQHMLDPSDPWPAGYKLSDTWGA; encoded by the coding sequence ATGCGCAGCAATAAAACCATCCATGTTGTCTCTTGTCATGCCGAAGGCGAAGTCGGTGACGTGATCGTAGGAGGTGTCACCCCGCCCCCCGGCGAAACCGTATGGGATCAGCGCAGTTTCATCGCCAAGGACCAAACACTCCGGAACTTCGTTTTGAACGAACCGCGTGGCGGTGTCTTCCGGCATGTCAATTTGCTTGTGCCGCCGAAACATCCAGCGGCAGATGCGGCTTTCATCATAATGGAGCCCGAGGACACGCCTCCGATGTCAGGCTCCAATTCGATTTGTGTGTCGACGGTCCTGTTGGACAGCGGTATTCTTCCAATGACCGAGCCAGTCACGGAGCTGACTTTGGAAGCTCCCGGTGGGCTTGTCCGAGTGAAAGCAGACTGCCGGGACGGCAAAGCCGAGCGCATTCATGTCCAGAACGTTGCCAGTTTCGCGGATAAACTGGATGCAAAGCTGGAAGTTGAAGGTATCGGAACGTTGACCGTCGACACTGCCTATGGCGGAGACAGCTTTGTCGTTGTGGATGCAAAAGCGCTCGGAATGGACATCGTCGAAAGCGAAGCTGCTAAAATCGCACATCTTGGTGTTCGTATCACCAATGCTGCAAACGAGCAGCTGGGTTTCTCACATCCTGAGAACTCCGATTGGAACAGCATTTCATTTTGCGCGTTTTGCGGTCCGGTTGAAAAGACTGAAAGAGGCTTTGCCGGTAAATCGGCGATCGCCATCCAACCAGGAAAAGTAGACCGCTCTCCGTGTGGAACAGCGGTTTCAGCGCGCATGGCGCTTATGGCTGCGCGTGGACAAATGTCCGTCGGTCAAGAGTTTGAAGCGATTTCGATCATCGGCTCCAGGTTCACCGGAAAAATACTGTCTGAACATTCAGTCGGCGGGCGGCCAGGCATCGTCCCGCAAATCAGTGGCCGGGGCTGGATCACCGGAACCCACCAGCACATGCTGGATCCCAGCGATCCTTGGCCAGCCGGTTACAAGCTGAGTGACACCTGGGGCGCTTAA
- a CDS encoding TRAP transporter large permease: protein MGLAILLGVFGVSVILGVPVAFAMGISAAAAFWYEGFPLLMTFQRSISGISTFSLLAIPFFVFAGELMLHGGIAVRLVRFASSLVGHIRGGLASVNIFSSMLFGGISGSAIADISALGSLLIPVMKEKGYRPDYAVNVTVTSSIAGIVIPPSHNMIIFVVAAGGGISISKLFLAGVIPGILMCLCLAVAAYFVALKHNYGAEPFPGWRVVAHTAISAIPGLITAVIIVGGVLSGIFTVTESGAFGAIYALALTAVVYRTLGWEEFKISVTSAMRTTAMVMILIGFASSFAYLLALYQVPSKLSDFLVGISDNKIAILLMINIMLLVLGMIMDMAALILICTPIFLPIARDLGMDPVQFGIMMLVNLGLGLCTPPVGTCLFVGCAVGKIKIEEALKSIWPFYLALFAALMLITYVPAFSLFLPSLFE from the coding sequence ATGGGTCTCGCAATCTTGCTGGGTGTCTTCGGGGTGAGTGTCATTCTCGGAGTCCCGGTCGCCTTTGCCATGGGCATCTCTGCCGCCGCTGCCTTCTGGTATGAAGGCTTTCCCCTACTGATGACCTTTCAAAGGTCGATCTCAGGCATTTCAACGTTCTCCCTGCTGGCGATTCCGTTCTTTGTCTTTGCCGGCGAGTTGATGCTCCATGGCGGTATCGCGGTCCGCCTTGTCCGCTTTGCATCCTCTTTGGTCGGCCACATCCGTGGCGGCCTGGCGTCTGTGAACATTTTTTCCAGCATGCTCTTTGGCGGCATTTCCGGATCCGCAATTGCCGACATCTCTGCGCTGGGCTCGCTTCTCATTCCTGTCATGAAGGAAAAAGGGTACCGGCCCGACTACGCGGTCAATGTGACCGTGACATCATCGATCGCCGGGATCGTCATTCCACCGAGTCACAACATGATCATCTTTGTGGTGGCTGCTGGCGGAGGGATCTCGATCTCCAAGCTGTTCCTGGCAGGTGTGATCCCTGGCATCTTGATGTGCTTGTGCCTCGCTGTTGCTGCCTATTTTGTTGCCCTGAAGCACAATTACGGCGCAGAACCTTTTCCAGGTTGGCGTGTTGTGGCGCACACAGCGATCAGTGCCATTCCGGGCTTGATCACCGCAGTGATTATCGTTGGTGGCGTGCTGTCCGGTATTTTCACCGTCACTGAGTCTGGTGCCTTTGGAGCGATCTACGCTTTGGCCCTGACAGCGGTCGTGTATCGGACCCTTGGTTGGGAAGAATTCAAGATCTCGGTCACGTCGGCCATGCGCACAACCGCGATGGTGATGATCCTGATCGGTTTTGCCAGCTCATTTGCCTATCTGCTCGCGCTTTATCAGGTGCCGTCAAAACTGAGCGATTTCCTGGTTGGCATTTCGGATAATAAGATCGCTATCTTGCTGATGATCAACATCATGCTGCTGGTGCTTGGCATGATCATGGATATGGCTGCGCTGATCTTGATCTGTACACCGATCTTCTTGCCAATTGCCCGCGATCTTGGAATGGACCCGGTTCAGTTTGGTATCATGATGTTGGTGAACCTTGGTCTGGGTCTTTGTACACCGCCTGTTGGCACCTGCCTGTTTGTCGGCTGCGCAGTTGGCAAGATCAAAATCGAAGAGGCGTTGAAATCGATCTGGCCGTTCTATCTGGCACTCTTCGCGGCGCTCATGCTGATCACCTATGTGCCGGCGTTCTCCTTGTTCCTGCCGTCCTTGTTTGAGTAA
- a CDS encoding substrate-binding domain-containing protein, producing the protein MLVRKTLGALAVTGLLAFAGAAAAADKIKIGVSYPTPTHAWAAGMNWHAEQAEKRLEKLYPDVDLILVNSPDPGAQASALEDLVSVHQIDALVVLPFESEPLTDPVLNVKKSGAWITVVDRGLSQPGIEDLYVAGNNPELGRVSAQYMKGRLKDGDNIVVLRGIPTVIDNERFDAFMTEIEGSGINVLDHKHANWNRDDGFEVMQDFLSRFPDIDAVWAQDDDIAIGVVAALKQAGRDGNGMFVVGGAGMKEIIKGIMDGDELIPVDVLYPPAMIATAMDATVSAFKSNGPVAGRYILGATLITRENAESYYFPESPF; encoded by the coding sequence ATGCTGGTAAGAAAAACTTTGGGAGCATTAGCTGTAACTGGATTGCTTGCATTTGCGGGCGCTGCGGCAGCTGCAGACAAAATCAAGATTGGTGTCAGCTATCCGACACCGACGCATGCCTGGGCCGCCGGTATGAACTGGCATGCGGAACAGGCCGAAAAACGGCTGGAAAAGCTCTATCCGGATGTGGATCTGATCCTGGTAAACTCACCGGACCCGGGCGCGCAGGCAAGTGCTCTGGAGGACCTGGTGTCCGTTCATCAGATTGACGCCTTGGTCGTGCTGCCGTTCGAATCCGAGCCGCTGACCGACCCGGTGCTGAACGTTAAGAAATCGGGTGCCTGGATCACCGTTGTTGACCGCGGCCTCAGCCAGCCGGGCATCGAGGATCTTTATGTCGCTGGTAACAATCCGGAACTCGGCCGGGTGTCCGCCCAATACATGAAGGGCCGTTTGAAGGATGGCGACAACATCGTTGTTCTGCGCGGCATTCCGACTGTCATCGACAATGAGCGCTTTGATGCTTTCATGACCGAGATCGAAGGCTCCGGCATCAATGTTCTTGATCACAAACATGCCAACTGGAATCGCGATGATGGCTTTGAAGTCATGCAGGACTTCCTATCCCGCTTTCCGGATATCGATGCGGTCTGGGCCCAGGATGATGACATCGCAATTGGTGTGGTTGCCGCTCTGAAACAGGCGGGCCGGGATGGCAATGGCATGTTCGTTGTCGGTGGTGCCGGCATGAAGGAAATCATCAAGGGCATCATGGACGGCGATGAGCTGATCCCGGTCGATGTGCTGTATCCGCCGGCAATGATCGCAACTGCAATGGATGCAACGGTTTCTGCTTTCAAGTCCAACGGTCCGGTTGCCGGTCGCTACATTCTCGGTGCGACCCTGATCACACGTGAGAACGCGGAAAGCTACTACTTCCCAGAGTCACCGTTCTAA